The Castanea sativa cultivar Marrone di Chiusa Pesio chromosome 11, ASM4071231v1 genome contains a region encoding:
- the LOC142616037 gene encoding uncharacterized protein LOC142616037, producing the protein MTGKYKIPLPLNAEGQPIGRDESLFVLWLGSFCENGLLCALTPVGWPSIGENFKWDCWMEIEKRYIIDPTIVTPPNHMTWAMHQLGEIRRNRRTKLKKKAKKRGITREQVLATQPPAVITAQWTEMVEYWFNDKTETLSEKNAASRGKHEEIARSRAKSFAQIFDEMAKAKGVPVEHADVYHQVYCTKDGVAISSRVQENMDRMAALLNEQGMRLEGEIGSGILWSKDDV; encoded by the exons ATGACTGGTAAGTACAAAATCCCGTTGCCATTAAATGCTGAAGGCCAACCGATTGGGCGGGACGAGTCTTTATTCGTTCTGTGGTTGGGCTCGTTTTGTGAGAATGGCCTATTATGCGCGCTTACGCCTGTTGGGTGGCCAAGCAttggtgaaaattttaaatgggaTTGTTGGATGGAAATTGAG AAACGGTATATAATTGATCCCACCATTGTCACACCACCCAATCACATGACATGGGCAATGCATCAGCTAGGGGAAATTCGGAGAAATCGGAGGACGAAGTTAAAGAAGAAAGCCAAAAAAAGAGGGATAACACGTGAGCAGGTATTGGCTACCCAACCGCCAGCGGTTATCACAGCGCAATGGACAGAGATGGTTGAGTATTGGTTCAATGACAAAACAGAG ACATTAAGTGAAAAAAATGCGGCTAGTCGAGGTAAACATGAGGAAATAGCCAGGTCTAGGGCCAAAagttttgcacaaatttttGATGAAATG GCAAAAGCTAAAGGGGTGCCCGTGGAGCACGCAGATGTGTATCATCAAGTATACTGCACCAAAGATGGGGTTGCTATTAGTAGCCGTGTGCAAGAGAACATG GATAGGATGGCAGCACTTTTGAATGAACAGGGCATGCGACTAGAAGGAGAGATTGGTAGTGGAATCCTTTGGTCGAAAGACGATGTGTAG